TATTTTAACCGAAACCGCAAAAACGATAAACTTTTCCTCTTTGGATTTGGATCGATCTCGATCAAAAACAGCGTCGTAAGAACGAAAATATCTTCCTTCCAGCCGAACCAAGGCACTTTCGTTTGGAATATAATCCAAAGTAATCGTGGCACCCGAAGTTAAAAATCCATTTTTAGAACCAGTTTGAATGATCGTTTGTTCAGGATCAAACATCCTTTCTAAACGTAAAGAAGTTCTGAACTTTTCGACCGGCCTCCAAGTAATCCAAAACGTTCCATGATACCATTGTCTATAAGCTTGAATGCCTGGATCTGGAACTCTTTGGATTCCTACGTCTCCAGAACCTGCGATAATAAAATGTTTTGTAAAATGATATTGAAGAATTAAATTATTATAATATCTTGTTTGGCGAGCCTGACTATCAGGAGCCTCGTTTCCTACGAAAGTATTGTGAGTAATTTTAAGTTTATCGGTGATTTTATAGTCAATTTGAGATCCAACCGCCTTATCTTTGTTAGTTTCCGTAATGTTGGACCAACCGTTCATTAGATGAAGTTGAAAGGAAAGTTTTTCCGAATATTGAAACGAAAGTCTAAAACCGCTCGAGTAATAAGGCACGTAATCCAGAGCGAGCGCCCTGGAATAATTCCAGTTGTTGTGAGAGATCCAACTTTCAAGTCCAATATTGCCAAAATAAATTCCTCCGTCTAACCATAGATTTTTTGCGAGTTTGATTCCGGCATAAGCTTCTTGGATATTTCTAACCGAAATTTCGTTAGAATTTTTTTCCGAACTGACTTCGTTTTTATAATTCGAATTTACAGAATTTCCAAATTGGAAGGCAACTCTACCTCTATATTGATCCGTTTCGATCTTACCGTCGACGTAAGCAAGGTTGACGTTGATTTCATCCCAACGTGCGGGTTGAGTGAGATAACGATTATCCCTTGAACTGGAACGATAAGGATTGTGAGCGTAATAAGAGTCGATAAAGAAGCCGAATTTAGGAACCTGTTTGTTTTCTTCCGGAGTTTCTTTGGAAGAAGAATCGTTTTTAGAATGATCATTTTTTTCGATCTCGTCTTTGGATTGAAAATCGTCGTTTTGTATCTGTGAAGAATCCTTATCGATTGATTTTTCATTCGTTGGCGATTGAAGATTTGTCAAAAAGGTATGAGAAGAATTTAGAACTTTTTCTTTTGTTTGAGTCGTGGATGAATCTGATTTTTGAGAATCCGCAGATAGAGAAAAAATAGAAATACAAGAATATAGGATTGTAAAAATATATTTCTGAAAAACGAACTTGTTCAATAAGTTTTTTATTAAGAAATCCGAACCGAAATTAATTTGAGTCCGTCTTTTAGAACATTCTAATTTTTGAAAATTCCGTTTTTGTGTCATGATAAAAGTATATAAAATTGAACTCTTGTAGACAAGCCCTGGAACTACAATTTGGAATTAGAATTTTCTTTTAGAAGTTAAGAAATGATTAAGAGAACGTTCTATAAACACCTAAAGAAAACGATTCTACTTATCGATTTCTATAAAATAGACTATGGTAAATTTTGATTGCAAAACCCTATTTCAGCGTAAAACACTGGTTACTTTATTTTATAATTCCGAATGAAATCCTAAAATAGAACGTTCAAAATTCTGTCTCTAAAACCGGAACCTCCGTCTTAAAAATCCTGAAAACACTAATTCTGTAGGGATCAAAATTCTGCATAAGATTACAATTCATCAAATTAAAAATTCATTTTATAGAAATTTACTTAAGAAAATTTTTCAAGTTATGGATTTTGAATTTGTTTCGTTTTTAAAAAAGGTTTAAAGACTTCTATTCTTTTTAAGTTCGTTTTTTACTTCTCTTTGTCTTTCTGTTCTTTTATACTGACTGATTCAAGGGAGAATACAATGATTCAAAATAATTATTTTTCAGACAATCAGGACATCCAAGATCATTTTATAAACATTCTACCTTGGACAGAAATTATACTCGATTACGAAAACGATTTTTCCGGTGTTGCAGAGGGAGGCCCCTCTAATCCTTCCGAAGCAAAAGAATATTATAAAACCGTGTTGGAAACAGTCGGAGACTTGGCCGGGAATATACTTTCTCCTCACGTTGCCGATTTGGATCGAGAGGGTTTAAAATTCAAAGACGGAAAAGTAGAATTTCCTCCCAAAATGCTCGAATTGGTTTCTAAAGTCGTAGAGGCAGGAGTTCAGGCCTACGGATTTTCTAGAACATACGGAGGATTAGGAATTCCTTGGACGGTAAAGTCCTTTATATCGGAAATTTTCTATAGAGTGGACGCGTCACTCGCCATTGCCATTGGATGTGTAAATCTTGCAGAAATTTTAGAACGTCATGCGACTGAGGAAATGAAGAACGACTGGATACCAATTCTTGCCAATGGAAAATTTGTTTGTGCGATGGGACTCACAGAACCGGACCACGGTTCCGATCTTTCCAATTTAAGAACCAAAGCCACAAAAGATAAAAATGGAAATTGGAGATTAAACGGAACCAAACGTTTTATTACACATGGTTGTGGGTTCGGAGATCTTCCCGCGGTTTTATTGACCCTGGCTCGTTCGGGCGAAGTAAATTCCGGTGCAAGGGGACTTTCTTTTTTTCTAGTCCAGAGTACGGATGTACAAATTGCAGGAATCGAAAATAAACTTGGGCTTCATTGTTCTCCCACTTGTGAGGTGGTTTTTGAAAATTCTCCCGGACTTTTGATCGGTGAAGAAGGATACGGACTTATAAAATATACGATGGGAATGTTAAACGGAGCTAGAATGGGGATCGCACAACAATCCACGGGTCTTGCAACTGCAGCATATTATGAAGCCCTAAAATACGCAAAAGAAAGAATTCAATTCGGAAGAGCTTTGATAGAAATCCCCGCGGTGAAAAAGATATTGGATCGAATCGAAAGAGAAACATATGCTATGAGATGCCTGACTCTAGAAGGATCCAGGGTGATGGATCGTTATTATTGGAGAGCGATTCGACTTGAAAAACAAGGAGCTACAGAAAAGGAAATTAAAAACGATACAGTGGTTCGTTATTGGGAGAAAATCGCAAACATTCTTACACCGATCAGTAAGTTTTATTGTTCCGAATCTTGTTTAAAAACGGTCAGTGACGCCCTTCAAATTCATGGCGGTTCCGGTTATACAGAAGATTATGATATTTCTAGAATTTATAGAGACGCAAGAATCGTTACGATCTATGACGGAACTTCACAGATTCAAATCAATGCGTGTATCGGAGGAATCACTTCCGGTTTAACTCATACGTTTGGGGAATACGTATCCGAATTGATAAGCCGATCCGATTCTTCTTTGGCTCATAAGCTATTTAACGGATTTCAAGAATTAGTAAAACTTTATAAGGAACTTCCGGAAAAAGAAATGAAAGATACGTATGCAGAGGAGATCGTATTGACCTGTTCCAGACTTTTAGCGGGAATTTTATTTGAACTTTCTTGTAAAAGACTTCCGGAAGAAAAAAAGTCGATTCGACTCAAACACGTAAAAGATTATCATATAGATACTCTATCCGTTTTGGAAGGTAATCTCGCAAAATTAAGAGAAGTAAATAAAATTAAGATTTTATAATAAATTACTCATAATTATATAATTAAAGTACCTAATATTTTGCATAGAATCAGTATTTTGTGATAAAATTAACGGTACTCAATTTTATAGGCATCAGTAATAATATATATGAGTAAAAAAGAATATTCTAAAAAAAATACGGAACAAATCGATATACTAAAAAAATTTCAGACTTTGCCCGGAGTAGGTAAATCTGTCTCGATGGATTATTGGAATTTAGGTTTTAAAAGTTTGGAAGAAATCCGGATAGCAGATCCGGAAGAATTGTATGTCCGTTGTTGTAAGTTACACGGAGGATATGTGGATCGATGTATGCTCTATGTATTCCGTTGTGTTCATTATTCCTTAAATACTAAAAAGCCAAATTCAGAAAAGCTAAAGTGGTGGAATTGGAAAGATACCGAAAGAAATCAAAAATCCAAACGATAATTAACTCCGACTTGAACATAAGTTAAAATTGTTTTAGATTCGTATAACATAGGAATCAAAATTTTCGGGCCGAAAATTTTCAATGCAAGTTGATCAGGATCTCCTTCGTTTTCGGTGATATAACCGTTTTGAAGTGTGTTCTTTAAATTCATGTTGCTCGTTTCTAAGAACAAACTCCAGTTTCCTTTTAACTTTGTGGAAAACCTAAGATTGATTTCGGTTCCAACGGATTTCCATCGGTAATCCAAACCGAATTGATTTAAGCTGAGCATTTGATTAGAACTATCTATTCTATATTCATTATTTCTAAAAGAAGAAGGGCTTTTCATATCTAGATGGAGAATTTGACCTTGTAGTGTAAATCGTTTCAAAAAATTCCATTCAAATCCGATTCCAAGACTATATCCCTTGTGATGACTAGAATATTCGCGAAAGCTAATACGACTCGGATCGATTCCACTCCCAGTTTTTTGACCGATACTATCTACTTCTTGACTGGTTCTAGTCCAGATTCTTTCGATTCCTCCCAGAATTTGCAAATCTAAAGTCGGATGTGGATAAGGAGTAAAACCGACACGAGAAGAAACTTTTTGAAATTTAGTGTTCATCTCTCCTAAGATAGCATTAACCGTTCTTTCTCCGGAAGATTCTGATTCGGAACTAGTTCCGAATGCAAGAGTCTGAAATCCGTTTACGTCTATATTTCGTTTTGCTTCCGTTCCTCGTAGTTCTAACGTTAACCGATTCCAAGCATATCGAAGTCGAGTCGTAGAACCACTGTTAGGTGTTTTATAAGGATTGGTGAGGATTTCCGCCTGCCCCGAACTGCTAAAGGCCAAACCGGCATATTGAATGGTTTGGTAAAAAGGTCTCAACTCTGATTGTTCGGTGCCATCTCCAATTCCAAAAGAAACATCCAGATAATGTCTTTTTGAATCAATCAGTTCTTGTTCTCTTTTTTTAGAATTTTCTAATTTGGATTTTCGTTTTTCGGCTAACTCGGCGAGTTCTTTTGATTTTCTCTTTTTTTCTTCCTCTTTATTTTTAGTTTCTTCTTTTTTAGAAATAGGCTCCGTGATTTTCGAAAAAGATATTTTTTGAATGTTCGATTTCTGAAAAACTTTTGTGGTTCCGTCTGAAAGCCTAAACGTGACCGTTTCTTTATCTTGGTTTAGTATATTTCCTTCAATTTTTTTTCCGGATTTTAAAAGAACGGTTTCGCTTTGAAGTGAAACCGTTGTGGTTAGAAATATTATGATCGAATAAGAAATAAATTTTTTCATAAAATTTATTTTTACAAATAAGGTATCGGGAATCATAACACATTGTTTGAATCCTGCAATACGATTTAGTTTTCTTAAAATGAATTTTAACGAAAAAGAGCTTAAAACTTTTCGTTTTTTTTGATTTTACAGATGATTTATGAAAAATGATGAGTCACTTTTTTATAACCGTGAGGATAGAATAGAGACAATTTCTATCGTCTAACAGAGTTTTAAAATAAAGAATCAATTTTTATAATACTTTTACTTATAACTATATAACAGGCATCAATATTTGGCGTTCAACTACGTATTTGTCACAGAGTTTATGATACTCAATTTGATAGAGATCAGTAGTATTATAGTTTTCAAAAAATTCCATAGTGAAGATTGGCAAAACTGCTTCAACTGTTCGTTTCAATGGAACGGAAACAGATGAGAATCCATTTTTCAACAATTCTATTATATCTTTTTCAATATTGATTGCTGCTACTTTTCGGAGGAAGAGAATTTGCCAGTTCTGTTCTTGGAACCTGCCGAATATAGTTTTCTTATGTATTATAATTTATGAATATGTTTAAAAAATTAGAATATTTTTGAAGAGATTTTCTTTTGTATAAAAGAGATTAATTTTTCTTCTTTATCTAACTTACTTTTTAAAAGAAGAATTCTTAATTTCTTTGGCGGATTAGAAATTTTAACTAGATCTTTTTCAGTACAAACTAGGAAGTCGAAATTTTTTGCGATCGAGTTGAAAACGTTTTCATCTTCTATCGTATAAGAATAGTGATCTCGAAAGGTTCTCGTTTCTAACTTTAGCGGTTGAAACTTACGGATCATCGAAAAAAAAACTTCTGGATTTCCGATTCCAGTAAACGCATATACTTTTTTACCGGATAATATTTTAGGAGAATCAGATTCTAAATTAGGAGATAAAAGTTTATCCGGTTCCAAAATAAAACGAAGGATTTCTTTGGAAAATTGATTTTGAATATTTTGAACGATCCTTTCGACGGAAGGTTCATATTTAGAAAATACGATCTGGTCGGCTTTTGTTAAAGAAGAGATAGGTTCTCTCAAATTTCCCGCAGGAATTAAAAAACGTTCTTTAGAAATTTTACTCGAGTCCAATAAAACAAGATCGACATCTTTTTCTAAAACGTGATGTTGAAAACCGTCGTCTAAAATTACGATCGAATTTTCTTGTATCTTTAACTCTTCTCTAAAGTGAATATAAGAAGAATACCTGTCTTTTCCAATCCAAACTTCAGCAAACGGAAGATGTTTTTTTAATAGAAGAGGTTCGTCCCCTGCCTCCATCGGAGTTGAATGTTGTCCTACACGATGTCCTCGTCGAGAACCTTTAGCGCCGTAACCTCGGGATAAGATGATGATTTTATGATCTGGAAATTTTTTATGAATTAGTTTTGCAAGAAAAATGGAAAACGGAGTTTTTCCGGTTCCTCCCATGGAAAGGTTTCCAACACTAATTACAAAAGCGCCCGGAAGTTTTTTCTTTTTTGTAAGTTTCTGATCGAGTAAAAAAAGACCTCTATATAAAAAAGAAAATATATATAAAATTGGAAAAAGTATAATTTGTAATATAGATAGAGTAGAAAAAGAGTTCATAAGAATATTAAGATTCTCTTTAGTTATGCGTTTTCCGAAAATTGTATGTCGTAAAGTTTTTTATATTTCCCGTCCAGTTGAAGTAATTCCATATGAGTTCCGGATTCTACAATCTTTCCGTCTTCCATCGTAAAAATACGGTTTGCGATTTGTACCGTAGAAAGTCTATGCGCAATGATGATCACGGTTCTGTTTTTATAAAGAGACTCTAAGGCTTCTTGTACTAATCTTTCCGATTCTGTGTCAAGTGCGGATGTCGCTTCGTCCAAAATCAAAATTTCAGGATTGAGTAATAAGGCACGTGCGATCGCAATCCTTTGTCTTTGACCTCCGGAAAGCATGACTCCTCTTTCGCCCACGATCGTGTCTAGACCCTCTTCGAATGATAAAATAAATTCCATCGCAAAAGCCTGTTCGCAAGCGGTTCGAAGTTGTTCTTCAGTTACGTTTTGATTTCCGTAGCAGATATTTTCTCGAATGCTTCCGTTAAACAAAAAGACTTGTTGAGATACGATTCCGATTTTTTTTCTAAGATTACTTAGATCTAGATCTCGAATATCAATTCCGTCTATGAGAACCTTACCTTCCTGAGGATCTATCAATCTAGGCACAAGATCAACTAACGTGGATTTGCCAGCTCCGGAGGCTCCCACCAATGCGATTGTTTCTCCTTTGGGGATCTCTAAATTGATTTCTTGAATGGCAGGATTTTTGGCACCGGGATACATATAAGTGACGTTGTTAAATGATAATCCTGTTTCCATTTTTTTAAGGAACTTGGGATTTGCCGGATTTCTAATATCCGTTTCCTGATCCAATAACTCGAACACCCGATCCCCCGCCGAGATTGCGCTTTGGATCGAATTGGAGAGCATGCTCATCTGTTTAAAAGGTCGCATTAAAAAAATCAGCGTTAAAAAGAAGGCCATAAACATACCACGGGAGAATGTTCCGTCTTCCATTAAATAAGCGCCGAAACTTAAAAAGATCACGGCTACAATCGAGCTAAACAACTCGGTTAACGAAGGACCCACCTGGTGATAAAAATGTCCTTTGAAGGTTTTGTCCGAAAGGTCTTGGTTAAATTCCCAGAATCTTTTTGCTTCCGTTTTTTCCATGGAAAAGGCGCGGATCACTCTGATTCCGGAGATTACTTCCTGAAGATGTCCGTTTAACAAAGAAAGACGTTCCTGTTGATTGCGTGTTGCTCTGCGAATTTTGTCGGCAAACGCGGATACCGGACCCATCACGATCGGAACGATTATAAAAACCGCAAGAAACATCTTCCAACTTAAATAAAGAAGAAGAAGTAAATGTGTGACGATATAAAAAAAATCAGTGATCGCGTCCTTCAAGTCCGAGCTAATCAATTTTCCTAGAACTTCTACGTCATTGATGATTCTACTCATCAGAATTCCCGTTTTTTCTTGTACGAAATGATTGAGAGGAAGAATCTGAGCTTTTGTGTACAATTCCAATCTAAGATCTCGAATCGCTAGATAACCCGCCGAGTTGATACAATACACCGCGGCGGCTAGAAAGATTAGTTTTAAAAGATAAACGGGGAAAACGATAAAACAAAAAAGTAGAACAAGTTCGTCGTGGCTCATCTTCTTTAGAGAAGAGTTGAGTTGTATCTTCCACTGAGCGAGTTTGAGTTCAATGGATTCAACACTTGTAAAAGGTTCTTTTTCTTCTAAACGTTGTAAAAGTATTTTATCCTTTTTAGTCAGAGAAATTTCGAAGTTCGTTTTTTCTCCTGTTCCTAAAGAATCAAAGATAGGAATCAAAGAAGTAAGAGAGGCTCCGTTTAAAATCGAAACGAGGAAGGACAGTACGATTCCCAAAGTCAATCTATATTTGTACTTGAAGGAATACTTTAGGAGCCGTTTATATATGTTCATTGGACGGGTTTAGTCTTTTGAATACTTATCTAACCTTTTTTGCAGGAATCCTCGTTTTGTCCCTTCTTTTTTCCGGTTGTAAATCTAGAGAGGAAGATCCTGAAGAATTAATTCTCTCCATTCCATCTGACCCGATCAGTTTGGATCCGCTTTTCTCTACCGATTTATCTTCTCGCACTCTCGGAAAATTTTTATATCCGTTTTTATTCCAAAAAGTGCAGAACGGTAAACCTAACTATCAACTTGTGGAATCGTTTCAATTGGTAGGCGCCGGAAAAATTCGTTCTCTTAGACTCAAGCTTAGAACATATACTTTGTCTAATGGAGAAGAATTAAAAGCGGAACAGGTTCAAGAATCTTTGGATCGTTTGGTGAATACTCCTGGTCCTAAAAAAAACCAATACTCTTTTATTAAAGAAATCAACGTTCTTTCGGAAAAAGAAATAGAACTAAAAATTACGGGTGGACTTAGGCAGGCGGTGGATTTACTTTCCTTGCCACCTGCCGGAATCGTTTGTTGCAAAACCGCAGATTCCAAAACATTGGAACCTGAATCGTTTGAAACATTAGAAAAAAAGAATGTATTAGAGATTCCTAAGGCCGGAAAATATATTCTGAGAGAATGGAAAAAAAATAATTATATACTTCTAGAAAAAAATCCTTATGTAAACGAAAACCTTCCCAAAAAGATCCGTTTGAGAATTTTGGCTTCCGCTTCCACGGGTGTGTTTCTTTTTTCCAAGGGAAAAATGGATCTGATGCGTATCCCTAACTTCTTATTAAAAAATCCTCATATTCAAAAAGAGGATCTTCGGTTTAGAAAAGGGGGAGGTATTCAATACATAGCGATCAATGCGAACGAACCTTGTTTCGATTTGAACTTTAGAAAAGCCTTAAATACTTCCGTAGATGCTGATCTCGTAATCCGAAAACTATTAGAAGGCAATGCGGATTTAACCTTCGGTCCGGTTCCTTCGGGGACTGTCGGACCATCTGAAATTCGAAAGATTGTAGAGGAAAATCCGGAAATTCTTTCGATCCAAAGTCATTCTCAAGAGAAAGCGAATGAATATCTGAAAAAATCTTCTTGTTATCCGAAAATTTTAGAAAGGGAAATCGATTTTAGAATGAGAGGAGACGAGGAGAATAACGCGAACGGTTTGGCTTTGGTTAGTTTTTTGAACAAACTAGGACTAAAGGTTAAAATTCATCCTATGGAAAAAACGACCCTTTATAAAGAAAATTCAGAAGGAAAAGGAGATCTAACGTTACTTTTTTGGTACGCAGATTTACCGGGAGCTTGGAACTTTATAGATCCCTTATTTTCCGGCAGAGACAAGGGAAACGGCGGAAACAGGGCGCACTATGAAAATCGGGAACTTGAAAATTTACTTTCCAAAGTTAGAAATTCCGATTCCTTGAACTCGGAAACGACCCAGGCTTTGAGGATACTTCTCAGAGAAAATCCTTGGATCTTTCTCTGGTCACCGTATGAGGTTTTTCTAATATCCGAAAAAGCAAAACGTTATTCTAATTTGGAGGATTATCTGTAGTTTCCGGAAGTTCTAGTTCTACGGAATCCCCGTCTCCGTCTTCTGCTTGAGGAAAGTTTGTGGTAGTTCCGGGTTCTTGTATTGTAGTAGTTTCCGGAATCGTAGACCCAGTTGGTTGTTCTCCGATGTAATAATATTGACCGTACAAAGGATACATACAAGGAACGGAGGAATGTAATTGTAAACCGGTTTCTCCGCAGACGTCCACCTGCACAAAATCGCCGTTAAACGGTTTGATCAGCGTATCCGAAAATCCTATATTCTTTGCGATATAATTTACGTAACGAAACCAGATGTTTCCGCTGATCGCGGAACCGGAACCTTCAAACGGAGCCCCCACGTCATTTCCGATCCAAACGGTTGTGACTAAATCTGGATTGATTCCCGCAAACCAAGCGTCTCTCACTCCTTTGCGCGTTCCCCATTTTTTACGGGCTTCTTTGGGAGATTGTACTGTTCCGGTTTTGCCTCCCATAGGAAAAGAATCTTCCCCTTTCAGTTTGAGCTTCATCGTTCCTTGTTCGCTTAACACCGCTTCTAAAAGATTGATCGTTTCTGCGCAGGCAACAGGATCTAAAATCTGAACCGCTTCATTCAGATCTTTGAGAGGAGCGGAGAACATTTCGCTACCTTCAAAATCCGTAATTCTAAGAATTTGAATCGGAGAAACTTTTTTGCCTCCGTTTGCAATCGTTGCGTAAATCAAAGCGAGTTCCATAGGAGACAATTCCCCCGAACCTAACGCCAAAGAAAGGTTGGGTTGAAATCTTTTTTCAAGAGTCGACTTGTCTATGTCTAAGATCATTGAAATTTTTTCTAAAAATTCATTCACACCGAATTCGTTTAACAATTTGACCGCGATTGTGTTGATCGATTGTGCGAAAGCGATTCTTGCTGTAACTTCTCCCTTGTAACCTTTATACCAATTTTTAGGAGAATAACCTCGGATGTTAATTGTTTCATCCATTACCATAGAAGAGGGAGTTATAATTCTATTTTCGAAAGCGATTGCGTAGACCAAAGCCTTGATCGTAGAACCCGGCTGTCTGAGCGCCGAAACGGCTCTATTCAGCCTAAATATATTAGAAATTTTGTAACTGCCTACCATCGCTTCTATATAACCGTTTCCCGGATTGATTGAAATCAAGGAACCGTTCATATTGTCTATGATCGATTGTTGGATTCTTGTTTCCTCAGAATTTCCTTTTTTAGAGTAGAAAGCTTTTGTTTCATTCAGCTTTTTGCGAACAGATTCGATACCTTCTCTTAAAGATTTTTCAGCAGCTTCTTGTTTATCATAGTCCAGAGTTGTATAAACGTTCATTCCTCTCGTTTCAATGTCTATTTCGGAGAACGTATCTAAAATATGCTGACGAATTCCATAATTAAAATCGGGCGCAAGATTTACGGTGAAGTCTTTATCGAAACCGTATCTAGCAATATCAGAAGAATAAAATTCTTTTTCGCCGTCTTTAGTGATTTCCACATTGTAGAAGGATTTGAATTTTTTCAGATTCGAATCTATCTTACGAGGGAAATTTTTATCGATGTTTGAGGGATTGGGATGTAGATGTTGATTTTGTGCCATCGGAGCCAAAACGAGCTTTTGTCTTTTCAAAGCGGTTTTTAAACTTCGAACCGGGTTATAATTGGAAGGAGCCGGAATGATACCCACGAGCATAGCCGCTTCTTCCGGAGTCAGTTCCGTAGCGGCCTTGTTGAAATAATAACGGCTCGCTTCTTCTACTCCGGTGTTCCCTTCTCCTAAAAAGATTCGATTGAGATACATGGAAAGAATCGTGTTCTTATCGAACTGGCTTTCGAGATAAAAAGTACAGTAGAATTCCGTAATTTTGTTAAATATGTTTCGTGCTCCCAGATCCAAGGTAAGTTTTGCAAGTTGTTGAGTGATCGTGGAACCACCTTGTTTTTGAAATGTGGTCAAATTGATAAAGATTGCTCTTAGAAGGGCGGTGTAATTGATTCCGTGATGGTTGTAAAATTCCCTATCTTCGGAAGAAAGAAGCGCCCAGATGATGTTCCCGTGTTCGGTGAGATTGTCCGTGCGAATCGGTTTAAATTTTCTTCTGGAAAATTCTCCGATCAATTTACCGTTTCTATCTA
The nucleotide sequence above comes from Leptospira kirschneri serovar Cynopteri str. 3522 CT. Encoded proteins:
- a CDS encoding ABC transporter substrate-binding protein — encoded protein: MDGFSLLNTYLTFFAGILVLSLLFSGCKSREEDPEELILSIPSDPISLDPLFSTDLSSRTLGKFLYPFLFQKVQNGKPNYQLVESFQLVGAGKIRSLRLKLRTYTLSNGEELKAEQVQESLDRLVNTPGPKKNQYSFIKEINVLSEKEIELKITGGLRQAVDLLSLPPAGIVCCKTADSKTLEPESFETLEKKNVLEIPKAGKYILREWKKNNYILLEKNPYVNENLPKKIRLRILASASTGVFLFSKGKMDLMRIPNFLLKNPHIQKEDLRFRKGGGIQYIAINANEPCFDLNFRKALNTSVDADLVIRKLLEGNADLTFGPVPSGTVGPSEIRKIVEENPEILSIQSHSQEKANEYLKKSSCYPKILEREIDFRMRGDEENNANGLALVSFLNKLGLKVKIHPMEKTTLYKENSEGKGDLTLLFWYADLPGAWNFIDPLFSGRDKGNGGNRAHYENRELENLLSKVRNSDSLNSETTQALRILLRENPWIFLWSPYEVFLISEKAKRYSNLEDYL
- a CDS encoding ABC transporter ATP-binding protein: MTLGIVLSFLVSILNGASLTSLIPIFDSLGTGEKTNFEISLTKKDKILLQRLEEKEPFTSVESIELKLAQWKIQLNSSLKKMSHDELVLLFCFIVFPVYLLKLIFLAAAVYCINSAGYLAIRDLRLELYTKAQILPLNHFVQEKTGILMSRIINDVEVLGKLISSDLKDAITDFFYIVTHLLLLLYLSWKMFLAVFIIVPIVMGPVSAFADKIRRATRNQQERLSLLNGHLQEVISGIRVIRAFSMEKTEAKRFWEFNQDLSDKTFKGHFYHQVGPSLTELFSSIVAVIFLSFGAYLMEDGTFSRGMFMAFFLTLIFLMRPFKQMSMLSNSIQSAISAGDRVFELLDQETDIRNPANPKFLKKMETGLSFNNVTYMYPGAKNPAIQEINLEIPKGETIALVGASGAGKSTLVDLVPRLIDPQEGKVLIDGIDIRDLDLSNLRKKIGIVSQQVFLFNGSIRENICYGNQNVTEEQLRTACEQAFAMEFILSFEEGLDTIVGERGVMLSGGQRQRIAIARALLLNPEILILDEATSALDTESERLVQEALESLYKNRTVIIIAHRLSTVQIANRIFTMEDGKIVESGTHMELLQLDGKYKKLYDIQFSENA
- a CDS encoding helix-hairpin-helix domain-containing protein encodes the protein MSKKEYSKKNTEQIDILKKFQTLPGVGKSVSMDYWNLGFKSLEEIRIADPEELYVRCCKLHGGYVDRCMLYVFRCVHYSLNTKKPNSEKLKWWNWKDTERNQKSKR
- a CDS encoding acyl-CoA dehydrogenase family protein, yielding MIQNNYFSDNQDIQDHFINILPWTEIILDYENDFSGVAEGGPSNPSEAKEYYKTVLETVGDLAGNILSPHVADLDREGLKFKDGKVEFPPKMLELVSKVVEAGVQAYGFSRTYGGLGIPWTVKSFISEIFYRVDASLAIAIGCVNLAEILERHATEEMKNDWIPILANGKFVCAMGLTEPDHGSDLSNLRTKATKDKNGNWRLNGTKRFITHGCGFGDLPAVLLTLARSGEVNSGARGLSFFLVQSTDVQIAGIENKLGLHCSPTCEVVFENSPGLLIGEEGYGLIKYTMGMLNGARMGIAQQSTGLATAAYYEALKYAKERIQFGRALIEIPAVKKILDRIERETYAMRCLTLEGSRVMDRYYWRAIRLEKQGATEKEIKNDTVVRYWEKIANILTPISKFYCSESCLKTVSDALQIHGGSGYTEDYDISRIYRDARIVTIYDGTSQIQINACIGGITSGLTHTFGEYVSELISRSDSSLAHKLFNGFQELVKLYKELPEKEMKDTYAEEIVLTCSRLLAGILFELSCKRLPEEKKSIRLKHVKDYHIDTLSVLEGNLAKLREVNKIKIL
- the lpxK gene encoding tetraacyldisaccharide 4'-kinase codes for the protein MNSFSTLSILQIILFPILYIFSFLYRGLFLLDQKLTKKKKLPGAFVISVGNLSMGGTGKTPFSIFLAKLIHKKFPDHKIIILSRGYGAKGSRRGHRVGQHSTPMEAGDEPLLLKKHLPFAEVWIGKDRYSSYIHFREELKIQENSIVILDDGFQHHVLEKDVDLVLLDSSKISKERFLIPAGNLREPISSLTKADQIVFSKYEPSVERIVQNIQNQFSKEILRFILEPDKLLSPNLESDSPKILSGKKVYAFTGIGNPEVFFSMIRKFQPLKLETRTFRDHYSYTIEDENVFNSIAKNFDFLVCTEKDLVKISNPPKKLRILLLKSKLDKEEKLISFIQKKISSKIF
- a CDS encoding porin, giving the protein MTQKRNFQKLECSKRRTQINFGSDFLIKNLLNKFVFQKYIFTILYSCISIFSLSADSQKSDSSTTQTKEKVLNSSHTFLTNLQSPTNEKSIDKDSSQIQNDDFQSKDEIEKNDHSKNDSSSKETPEENKQVPKFGFFIDSYYAHNPYRSSSRDNRYLTQPARWDEINVNLAYVDGKIETDQYRGRVAFQFGNSVNSNYKNEVSSEKNSNEISVRNIQEAYAGIKLAKNLWLDGGIYFGNIGLESWISHNNWNYSRALALDYVPYYSSGFRLSFQYSEKLSFQLHLMNGWSNITETNKDKAVGSQIDYKITDKLKITHNTFVGNEAPDSQARQTRYYNNLILQYHFTKHFIIAGSGDVGIQRVPDPGIQAYRQWYHGTFWITWRPVEKFRTSLRLERMFDPEQTIIQTGSKNGFLTSGATITLDYIPNESALVRLEGRYFRSYDAVFDRDRSKSKEEKFIVFAVSVKI
- a CDS encoding outer membrane protein, producing the protein MKKFISYSIIIFLTTTVSLQSETVLLKSGKKIEGNILNQDKETVTFRLSDGTTKVFQKSNIQKISFSKITEPISKKEETKNKEEEKKRKSKELAELAEKRKSKLENSKKREQELIDSKRHYLDVSFGIGDGTEQSELRPFYQTIQYAGLAFSSSGQAEILTNPYKTPNSGSTTRLRYAWNRLTLELRGTEAKRNIDVNGFQTLAFGTSSESESSGERTVNAILGEMNTKFQKVSSRVGFTPYPHPTLDLQILGGIERIWTRTSQEVDSIGQKTGSGIDPSRISFREYSSHHKGYSLGIGFEWNFLKRFTLQGQILHLDMKSPSSFRNNEYRIDSSNQMLSLNQFGLDYRWKSVGTEINLRFSTKLKGNWSLFLETSNMNLKNTLQNGYITENEGDPDQLALKIFGPKILIPMLYESKTILTYVQVGVNYRLDF